Part of the Dehalococcoidia bacterium genome, GGGGCTGGTGCCACTGGGCCGGGATCCGCCCCGTGTGCGCCCAGTGCTCGATCGTGCTCTGGCGCCGCCCGAGCAGCGCCGCGAGCGCGCTCTGCCCGCCGAAACGGCGGATTATGCGCTCGGCGGCGTTTTCTTCGCGGATGGCGGCCACGAGGACATGATAACGGGATTTTCGTTAACTGCAAACGCACAGCGCCTGCCTTGCCAGACTGCTCCGGCCGCAACCCCGCCTTGCACTCACTCCCGCATGAAGTCGTTGATGCAGCCGGACAGCCTCTCCCCGCCCACTTCCGCCACCACCAGCGTCCCCGGCCGGCGGGTATCGTAGATCGGCACCGAGTACTCGTGCGTGGTCCGGGCCTCACCCCGGAGCTCGGTGCCGTCCGCCAGCTCCAGCCGCAACGCCCGGCGAGGGCCCCTGGGGCCGATGTCGAACGCCGTTACGGGCGTGATCTCGCCTTCGCGTCGGACGTAGCCCGTCGCGCGCAGGGGGCCTCGCGTCGCGACGAAGGCAAGGCGCTCACCGCGCAGCGTGGCGTAGGTGAAGGGCCGCAGGAAGCGTGGCCCCTCCTGGTGCTGCTCGTGCCACTGCCCGAAGCCAAGGAGGTCATATTCGCTGTCGTCGATCGTCACCAAGCCTGAGACGCTGCCCAGGAGCTCGATTCGCCCGGCGACGCTCGTGCCCGACGCGCTGAGGGGATGGAAGGAGCCGCTAAGCAGCACGTGATGGCTTCCGGGTCCGTGGCCCGGGTGCGCCTCCGCATGCGCCTGAAAGTGCACCCGCACGGAGGCCGAGCGCGGCTGCTCTCGCGGGCCGGCCCGGTCCATCGCTACCGGCGACCCGGCCCCGAGGTCGTAGCGCACGTCTGGCGCTTCCACGGCCGTCACGCTTTCCGGGCAGGCGAGGTAGTGGTCCGTGTAAGCGAAGACCTTTCCCGGGAGAAAGACATGGGCCCAGAGCCAGCCCGTCCGCTCCGTCGGGTAGCGGCAGAGCCGGACGACGAAGCCGGTCTCGCCATCGGGGCTGACGCAGTCCAGGTAGACGGACTCGCTCCACAGTGACTGGTCCTCGAGGTGGTCTATCCCCGGCATCGCCTACTTGTAACACACGGTCGCGGGGGCGCGCTCGCCTTCCGTGCCGCGCGCACAAACCTGCACGCGGGACGCTCGGAAGCGGGCTTCGCAGCGCGGACCCTTGCCGTTAGACTGAACGACAGATCATGGACCAACGACCGCCGCCAGGCATCCCGCGCAGGCGGTTGCTTGCGCTCGCCGCGTCCATTGGCGCTGCCTTGCCGGTTTCAGTAAGCATCGCCGGTTGCTCTGGTCCCGGTCCCTCGGTCCCGGATCTCCTACCTCCGTCAGACCCCGAACCGACCGAAGTCCCCCCACCGACGCCGACACCCGAGCCGCCGTTCGTCGTCGCCGAGGGAGAGGAGCGCCGCCTGCTGATGGCGGGCACGCGCTACGAGACGCCCCTGTACGTGTTCGGCACGGGCCGCCTTGGCCCCATCGCCCTCGCCCTGGGCGGAGTCCACGGCAACGAGCCCGGCGGCTGGCTCGCCGCCGAGCGCATCGTCAGCCGCCTCCGCCCCGATACCGGCGCGCTGCTCGTCATCCCTCGAGCCAACCGTGTCGCCACCGAGGTCTTCGAGCGCACCACGCCCGAGATCGGCGACCTCAACCGCGCCTACCCCGGCGACCCCAATGGCACGCCGGCGCAGCAGATCGCGCACCAGATCGTCGAGACGATTCGCGAGTTCCGGGTCGGCCTCGTGGTTGACATGCACGAGTCCTGGGCCTTTTACAAGGACCGCCCCCAGAACGGCACTGCCTTCCTCGGTCAGACCATTGGCACGAACGGGGAGAGGGCCTCGGAGATCTCGCGCGCGGTGGTCGAAGCCGTCAACCGGCGCATCCTCTACCCTCACGAGGAATTCTTCTTCCGTGACCGCTTTGGCTCGAACCAGGCCGCGGCGCCGGGCGTCCCCGAAACAACGACGCAATTGGACGCATCGGGGGCGCCGCGGGGCCCCGGCGGCGCCAGCCGCTCCAGCCTGGGGCTCTCGACATACGTGCCCGGCGTCATCGCCGTCCTCGTGGAGATGGGCCAGCAACAATCGCTCGAACGGCGCATCGCCCTGCACGTGGAGGTGCTGACGGAGTTCCTTCGCCAGGTCGGCGCCCTCGGCACGTAAGCACGCCGGAACCCTCGACCACCCGCCGGCAGGCGTCCCGCCGCGCGGCTACAATTGCATCCAGCCATGGCAGACGTGGCTACGGGCAGCGGCTTCGCGATATCGGTCCTCGGGCGCTTCGAGCTGCGCCACTCCGGCAGGCTCGCCCTCGATGGCTCGTGGAGTCGGCGCCGCGCGCTATCGCTGATAAAAGTCCTCGCGGTGGCGCCCGAGCATCGTCTGCACCGTGAACAGCTCCTCGAACTACTCTGGCCGGAAGCAGACCCGGCCGCGGCGCTGAACAGCCTGCACAAGAGCCTGCACTACATTCGCTCCGCCCTCGCGAACCGCGGCGTACACGATGCTCTCGTCTCCCTCCGCGGCGAGGCCGTTGGGCTCGCGCCCGGGACCGAGGTCGACGCCGACCGCTTCCGCGACCTGGCGCGCCGCGCGCTCGCGGCCGGCGACACGGCGCTCCTGGAGAGTGCCACGGCCTCCTATGGTGGCGACCTCCTGCCCGAAGACGTCTTCGAGGACTGGACGGCGGCGCCTCGCGAAGAGCTTCGCGGCCTCGTCGCGGAGGTCCTGCTCGCTCTCGCCCGCGCCCGGGCCGCCGTGGGCGGACTGGCGGCCGCCATAGAGGCGCTACAGAGGCTCCTGCGCTCCGACCCCCTCCACGAGGAGGCGCACCTGCTGCTGATGGAGCTATACGCCGCCTCGGGAAGCCGGCACCGCGCGCTCCGGCAGTACCAGGCTCTGCGCGATGCCCTGCGGGACGGACTGCAGGCCGAGCCCTCGGCCGCCGCGCGCACACTCTACGAACGCCTGCTGGGCAGCTCGGAACCTGCCGGGGGCGAAGATAAATCCCTGCCGCTGCCGTCCCGCGGTCAGGCGCGGCGTCCTGGTCCGCTCCTGGGGCGAGAGCGGGAGATGGAAGCCGCCGAAAGCGCGCTCGAGGCGGCTATCGGCGGCGCCGGCAGAGCGCTGTTCGTCAGCGGCGAAGCTGGCATGGGCAAGACGCACCTCCTGGGCCACGTCCTTGCCGTCGCCGAAGAGTCCGGCTGCCTCGTCCTCTCGGCCCGCTGCTCCCACATGGAAGCGACGGTCCCGTATCAGCCCATACGAGATGTAATCTCGCTCGCCTCCGGCCAGCCCGGGGCGGGCGAGTTCGTGCGCCACTCGCTCTACCTCCGCCGCGTCAACTTCGAATCAGCCACGGGCGACGAGACCTCGCGCGAGCCTCACTCCTTCCAGTCCGAGCTGTTCGGAGAAGCGCACAAGCTGGTCCAGCTCCTGTCGCGCTCGCAGACCCTCGTCCTCGCCTTCGACGACGTGCACGAAGCGGACGACGAGACCATACGCCTCCTCCACTTCCTCGCCCGCCGCATTGCGGCCGAGAGGGTCCTCCTCGTGTGTACCTTCCGCAGCGACGAGGCGGAACAGCAGGCCCGGCTGGCCGAATTGCTGACCAGCCTGCGCCGGGACCGGTTGACGATCGAGGTCGACCTGGCGCCGCTGGACCAGCAGTCGATGTCGTTGCTCGTGGAGCAGCTTCTCGCGCCCGGCCCCGTGCATCCTCAGTTGGTGCGCGAGGTCATTTCCCGCGCCGAGGGCAACCCGTTCTTCGCCAGCGAGATCGTGCACACATTCGTCCAGGAGGGTTGGGCACGCCTGGTCGACGGACGATGGGAGCGCCGCGGCTCAGGCGAAGCGCCAGTGCCCTCCGCCGTGAAGGACCTCCTGGACATGCGGCTCCGGCGGCTCAGCCCCACCGCGCAGGCGGAGCTCCAGCTCGCCGCCGTCTACGGCAAAGACATAGAGTTCCCCTTGCTCAGCGCGGCGCTCGGCCTGGGCGAACGCGAAGCGCTCGAAGCCCTGGAGGAGTGCATCGAGGCCTCGGTCCTCGAGGAGACGCCGGACGGTTACAAGTTCCGCCACGACCTGCTGCGCGAGGCTATCTATTCCGGGCTCACCCGGGCCCGAAGGCAGGTCCTGCACAGGACCATAGCGCGCCTCCTCGAGGATGCCGCTGCCCGGGCAAAGCCGTCCGACGCCGACGTCGAGGCCGTGGGCCGGCATTATGCCCTGAGCGATGAGCCCGCGAAAGGCCTCGGGTTTCTCCTCGATTCCGCCCGCCGCGCCGCGGCGGTCTACGCCAACGACAACGCCGCCGTCCTTTACGAGCAGGCGCTCACTATTGCCCGCCAGCACCCTGGCGCTCTCGACGGCGCCGGTCTGGCCGGCCTCCTCGAGTCTCTGGGCGATATCGAGCGGAGACGGGGCAGGACGGCGCACAGTGTCGATCTGTTCCAGGAAGCGGCTGCAGTCTTCGCTGCCGCTGGCGACAGCGAAGGCGCGACCCGCGCCCGCGGCAAGACAGCGCTCGGCCTCATAATGCTCGGCCGCGCCGACCTCGCGAAGGAGTTGATCACCTCCACCCTGAAGGACCTCACGGAGCAATCTCCCGTCCAGGTCGTGTCGCGCACCTACTACCTGCTGGCCCAGCTGCACTGGCACAGCGGCGAGCACCGCGCCGCGCTCGAAGCCGCCGAGCGCTCCCTGCTCGCGGCCAACGCTGCCGGCGAGCCGGCCGAGCAGGCCCAGGCGTACGAGGTGATGGCGCTCGCCTGCCACTCCCTCGGCGACTGGCGCCGTGGCGTCGAGTTCGAGCTTGCGCGCCAGGCGCTCGCCATACCCGGCTTCAACATCGACGAGGCCTTCGAGGCGCATCTCTGACTGTGGGAGTATCACCTGTACGGTGATCGGCCCCTCCCGGAAGTCGAAGGCCTCGTGCGCGAGACCCTCGCCAGGGCCGAGCGCGTCGGCGGTTCTCGCGCCCTGGCGCTGTGCCATCACGCCCTGGGCGCTGTCCTGCAGCTCCGTGGTCGATGGCCGGAGAGCGTAAAGGCCTTCAACCGCAGCATCGCGCTCTGTCGCGACTTCGGCGGCGCTTTCGGGGAGGTCCTGGGCGAGCAACGCCTC contains:
- a CDS encoding succinylglutamate desuccinylase/aspartoacylase family protein — its product is MDQRPPPGIPRRRLLALAASIGAALPVSVSIAGCSGPGPSVPDLLPPSDPEPTEVPPPTPTPEPPFVVAEGEERRLLMAGTRYETPLYVFGTGRLGPIALALGGVHGNEPGGWLAAERIVSRLRPDTGALLVIPRANRVATEVFERTTPEIGDLNRAYPGDPNGTPAQQIAHQIVETIREFRVGLVVDMHESWAFYKDRPQNGTAFLGQTIGTNGERASEISRAVVEAVNRRILYPHEEFFFRDRFGSNQAAAPGVPETTTQLDASGAPRGPGGASRSSLGLSTYVPGVIAVLVEMGQQQSLERRIALHVEVLTEFLRQVGALGT
- a CDS encoding AAA family ATPase, whose product is MADVATGSGFAISVLGRFELRHSGRLALDGSWSRRRALSLIKVLAVAPEHRLHREQLLELLWPEADPAAALNSLHKSLHYIRSALANRGVHDALVSLRGEAVGLAPGTEVDADRFRDLARRALAAGDTALLESATASYGGDLLPEDVFEDWTAAPREELRGLVAEVLLALARARAAVGGLAAAIEALQRLLRSDPLHEEAHLLLMELYAASGSRHRALRQYQALRDALRDGLQAEPSAAARTLYERLLGSSEPAGGEDKSLPLPSRGQARRPGPLLGREREMEAAESALEAAIGGAGRALFVSGEAGMGKTHLLGHVLAVAEESGCLVLSARCSHMEATVPYQPIRDVISLASGQPGAGEFVRHSLYLRRVNFESATGDETSREPHSFQSELFGEAHKLVQLLSRSQTLVLAFDDVHEADDETIRLLHFLARRIAAERVLLVCTFRSDEAEQQARLAELLTSLRRDRLTIEVDLAPLDQQSMSLLVEQLLAPGPVHPQLVREVISRAEGNPFFASEIVHTFVQEGWARLVDGRWERRGSGEAPVPSAVKDLLDMRLRRLSPTAQAELQLAAVYGKDIEFPLLSAALGLGEREALEALEECIEASVLEETPDGYKFRHDLLREAIYSGLTRARRQVLHRTIARLLEDAAARAKPSDADVEAVGRHYALSDEPAKGLGFLLDSARRAAAVYANDNAAVLYEQALTIARQHPGALDGAGLAGLLESLGDIERRRGRTAHSVDLFQEAAAVFAAAGDSEGATRARGKTALGLIMLGRADLAKELITSTLKDLTEQSPVQVVSRTYYLLAQLHWHSGEHRAALEAAERSLLAANAAGEPAEQAQAYEVMALACHSLGDWRRGVEFELARQALAIPGFNIDEAFEAHL